TTCATGATCCCAGAGTTCAAGGTGCGGTCCGCAGGCCGGGCAGGCTGTTGGCTGTGCATGGAACCTTCTATCAGCCGGATCGTCGTATTCCTTCCTGCATTCGGTACACATTGCAAACCGCTTCATCGACGTATTCGGGCGATCGTACGGCAACGATTCGATGATGGAATAACGCGGCCCGCAGTTTGTACAGTTGGTGAAAGGATAGAGATACCGCCGATTTTCAGGATCGATGATATCTGTGAGACACTCCGGACACGTAGCAATGTCGGGAAGTACGAGGGCCGTTTTCGGCCCATGGCTCTCGCTTTCTTTTATCTCGAAGGAGTTAAATCCGACGGGATCGAGAAACGAGAACTCCAGGCTCTGAATGAAAGAGCGGGGCGGCTTTTCGTTCTGCAATCGAAGGAGGAATTGATCAAGAGCCTCCTTGACGCCCTCAACTTCAATGAAGACACCCTGAGCTGTGTTTGAGACCCACCCTGGCAGCTTCAGCTCAGACGCAAGCCGATACACAAAGGGGCGAAAGCCTACTCCCTGCACTGCGCCGCGGATGATGACCTTCAGTCGCAAATTCTTGCCGCTCTCCATGCTCTCTCTCGGTAAGGATTCCGTCACGAATGCAGGCTCTTCTCAAGCCATGCACACCACTCTGGGATTCCGGATTTCGTTGTGCACGATGTCTCAAACACGCGTAACGACGGATTGATGCTCAGAGCGTTGGTCTTGAGAGCGTTCAGATCGCAATTGAGATATGGGAGCAGATCGATCTTGTTGACGATCAACGCCGACGCATGCTGGAACATTGCCGGATACTTCAACGGTTTGTCATCCCCCTCCGTCGTGCTCGCTACCACTACTTTGAGTTCTTCGCCCAGGTCATAATTGGAGGGACACACAAGGTTTCCGACATTTTCGATGATGAGAAGCCTCACGCCGTCGAGGTCGAGATTCCCCAAGGCGTCTTCGACGAGCTTTGCCTCAAGATGGCAGCCGCCGTTGGTGACAATTTGAACAACTGGTGCGTCATAACGTGCAATGCGCTGCGCGTCGAAGTCAGTCTGCACATCCCCCTCGATGACCGCCACCTTGACCCTGTGGTTGAAATATTCCAGCGTTCGTTCCAGGATGCTCGTCTTCCCTGAGCCTGGCGAACTGACAAGGTTGATGACGAACAGCTGTTTGGATGAGAAGAAAGCCCTGTTGCGCTTCGCGATCTCATCGTTCTTCTCCAGCACTTTGCGTTCGACCGTGATGATACTCATGGTGTTTTCTCTTCTTCCGTGTCGAGTTCAATTTCTGTAACCTGAAGCTCCCTTCCGGAAATAACCGTCGTGTTAATACTCCCGCACTCGGGGCACACAACAAAGCCAATGTCATTAACAAATGTCTTCCTGCATTCGTTGCACTGGACCGCGAACGGGATCTGCTCAATTTCAAGCCGAGCTTGCACGAGCGGCGTGTCCGCCGAGATGGCGGTGAAACAAAAGTCCAGGGAATCTGCGACGACGCCGGAGAGTGCCCCGATCTTCAGACGCACAACCCGGACATCTTGAAGCTCATTCTTCGGAACACTTTGATGAATGATATCGACGATATTCTCGGCAAATGACAATTCGTGCACGTTGAATGGCTTTCAGATGTTGAGATCTGGTGGTTCGATCGTAATGACTCAACAAGGGTGCCAATGGGGAATTCGAGGAAATATAGCGAATTCAGAAGACTGGTTCTCACTTGTAAGATTGTTTTTCCCTGTCTCTACAACTGCTGGGATTAGGTTGTTGGTGATTGAACAAAGGCGTGTTGAATTGCTCCGGAGGTCTTTGATGAGGATAGCGATGAGAAACGGCATGGCAAGCGGACTGAACAGAGCGGCCGTGAAACAGAACGATGGCCGCCACCTCCCTCAGCATATGAGGGATTAGTGATAACGGCCATCGTTGAACAGCGCCAAGGAGTGCTGGCACTGGTGACAGATCAGAGCCACCAGATCCGGCCTTGCTCCTTATTTTCGTTTCTCCATCGGCACGAAGTTTCGCTCGTCAGATCCGAGATACACCTGACGTGGGCGGGCGATCTTCTGATCCGGATCCAGCAGCAGTTCTTGCCACTGAGCCAGCCATCCCGACATGCGCGGGATTGCGAAGAGAACGGTGAACGCCTCACTCGGGAATCCCAACGCCTCGTAGATGATGCCCGAATAGAAGTCCACATTAGGATAGAGTTTCCTCTTCACAAAGTACTCATCCTGCAGAGCGATACGTTCAAGCTCAACTGCAATTTCGAGGAGCGGATTCTTCCCGGTGACCTCGAAGACACTTTCTGCCGTCTGCTTGATGATTTTCGCCCGAGGATCGTAGTTCTTATACACCCTGTGTCCGAATCCCATCAAGCGTCCACCTTCGCCCGATTTCACCTTGTTGACGAATTCGGGAACGTTGTTCTTCGAACCGATTTCACGAAGCATGCGAAGCACTTGTTCGTTTGCCCCTCCGTGTAGCGGCCCGTACAGCGCCGCGGCAGCACCAGCTGCAGACACAAATGGATCGGCCTGAGAACTGCCTACGCTTCTCATGACGTTGGCGCTGCAATTCTGTTCGTGATCTGCGTGCAGGATAAACAGGATGTCGAGCGCACGCTCGATGACCGGGTTGACCTTGTATTTCGGCTCGGTCATCTTGAACAACATGCTCAGGAAATTGCCGGGATAGCTGAGATCATTGTCAGGATAGACGTAGGGCTGACCAAGATGATGGCGATATGCGAACGCCGCGATTGTGGGCACTTTGCCGATGAGCCTGAGAATCTGGAGTTTGCGCGATTCCGCGTCGAAAATGTTCTTCGAGTCCGGATAGAACGTGGACATTGCCGCAAGAGTGCTGACAAGCATCCCCATCGGATGCGCGTCGTAGTTGAACCCCTCCATGAACTTCTTGATGTTTTCGTGAACCATTGTATGGTGGGTAACATCGTAAATCCACGTGTCGAGCTGCGGCTTTGTCGGAAGTTCGCCGTTCAGCAGAAGGTATGCAACTTCAAGATATGTGCACTTCTCGGCAAGCTGGTCGATCGGATATCCGCGATAGCGCAGGATCCCTTTGTCGCCATCGATGAAGGTGACCTTGCTATGGCATGAAGCCGTGTTCATGAACGCCGGATCATACGTCATCATGCCAAAATCGTCGTCTTTTATCTTGATTTGGCGAAGGTCAACTGCCTTGATAGTGTCATTGGTAATCGGCAACGTGTATTCCTTGCCGTTGCGTCCGTCCTTGATCAGAAGATTGTCAGGCATATAGCGGTTCCTCCTATGCGTTTTGGATTGTTGAACTGCTTCCCAAATCACTCTGTGTGCGTTTCATTTGATGCGCGAATTGTCTTTTTCTGTTCGGCTGTGGTGAAGAATCCAGTCGCCGGGAGATCTCCCTGCTCAAATGGACGGGATGCCTGAATGCCTGCGGCCGTCAAGGAATACTACTGCGCTTCTCAAATTCGACAACGTCATAGCCTTGATATTTGCTCAATTTTCGTGCCATTGTAGCAGTCGCTTAAGTACTCAACAATAGCAGAGTGCATATTATTTCTGCGATAACGAAGTTCTTAGCGTTGACAGAATCTCGGAACCCGTTCTCACAAATGCCAAAGGGGCCTCATAGTGAAGAGATCTTCCAGCCAGAACGTGCACTTGGGACGCTGGAAACAGCTCGGCCCGTGTCGAGCCGGGCCGAGTTGATTCATGAGGAGAACATCATTTTTCCAACAATAAACTGCTCAGTTCAGAAGCTTTCTTGCCACATCTTTGCACAAACTAAATCAGAACATGTTGAATCCTACGGGCGACACGGTGAGTCGGCTTCACAGAACATACGGAATGAACATCTTGGTCTCTGCGATATAAGCGGCATACTCTTCTCCGAATTTTTCAAGCATTTCTTTCTCCTCGCGTTGGGCCGTTCCAACAATGGCGGCCACATCGATCATTGCACAGACGCCACCAGCCCACGAAAGCTGCTTGAAGAAAATGCCCAGCCCGAGAATGATCAGGGAAGCATAAAGAGGGTGACGGATATACTTGAAAGAGCCCACTTTCACGAGCCGGGTGGTATTCTCAAACTGACCAGCAGGCTTACCTACGGCCCGGAGCAACCGAAATCCGTCAACAGCCGGGATGATTGACCCACATAACAGTAACCAGGAAATGACCTGGTGCCACGAAAACGGATCGACAAACCAGAAGCGCCAATTGAGCAAACACAGCAGCAGAATGCTCTCGAACGCGAAGAACCGGTAGAGGCCGTGGAATCTCCCGGCCTTCACCGAGAAATCCCACGTGAAAAACATCAATCCGAGTGTCCCAATCACCAGGACGACTATTTCGCCATCATCCATCAATGCTTGCAGTCCTCTCGATTCAATCCTCTTCTTTTCATTTCTTGCTTCGTTGAACAGGCTGTCGGATGATCGTCTTCATCTTTTCCGGTTTTGCCTTTCTGGGATCGCTCAAATATATCTCGTGATGCTTCCCCGTCAGCTCGAGGTTCCGTTCCTTTGCGAAGGAGTGCAGGTGCTGTATGGTCGGTCCCTCTTGCGCGTAAGTTCCGATGTGCATGATTTGGACGCAGAGGCCCTCGTCCATACTCTCGAGTCGGATTCTCCCCAATGCTGCCAATCCCTTCTTTTCCATTGCGCTCTTCAGGCCCTTAAAGAAGAGCGACTTCGTCACGACTTTCGGCTGCAGAATCATCAGCGTCCATTTCCAGCGATCCCGACGGCCAGTGAGGAACGAGTTCATATCATCCGCCCACCACAATCCCTCGAGCGAACTGACGGGATAGTCGATTCCCTTTTCTTTCTTCATCATGAACTTCAGCGTGTATGCTGCCGTGTACATAGCTTGGACCGCTTCCGCAAAAGCCGGAGAAACATTTGGGTCCCCGGAACCATCAATCATGAGATACCGGAACTTCGGCACTCGGACAATTTCTACCTCCTTCGGTGAAGGAGAATTGAGTTCCTTGAGCTCTCTTCGCAAATCGATCTTCTTCATGAGAACGTACCTCCCGAAAGGTTTTCGTTCTATTGCCTCCCGTGAACCTGATGCGCGTTTCCTTTCGGATAGGTGCCGAACAATTTCGACATCCATCTGTGGAAACCGTGGATAGACGTTACGGGCTCGGCAAACATCAGGATACACTGACCGTGGACCGCAGTGATGCCGTGCTTTTCGCAGAAACGAATCGCCGAGTACGATTCTGCCCCCCTCTGCATCCACACACGATCGACACCTGCATCCAGAACCTCATTGAGAAATATTTCAGTCTGCACGGGAGGGACACAAATCACCACACCACCCACCTTCTCGGGGAGAGCCTTCAAGCCGAGATAGCAACGGTCACCTTCAATAGAGTCAGCTTCACGATGGATGGGGAACAATCTGTACCCTTGCTGCTTCAACGTCCTATAGATCGCGTTACCGAACTTCTTCGTGTTTCTGGATACTCCAACCACAGCGAATGATCGCTGCGAAAGGAATTCAGAGATCTCAACCTGTGTTGGTTTCATGTCTTCTTGCCGCCTTTCCTTGTCGTCGCGCGTTTCCTGGGTTTCGTGTTCAGCTTCACAAGCACCTCTTCGGCCGCGAGGACCTCGCCACAAGGGACCATGACCTTGATCTCATTGATGATGTGGCCATCATACTCACCAGAAGCTCTGAAGAGAGTATAGTCTGATCCACCCAACGACACCGGGCTCGCTTTCCGCGAGTAGAGAAACGGGTGCAGCCCCTTCTTGCCGAGGCAATCACTCACATAGCTCGCGGCAGCCTCGTCACTGACGCCGTACACTCTGGCCATCGCCTCATAGATCTCATAGTCCTCATGCTTGTGACACAGGTATCGCTTGTTGACCAGCGAGGCACAGCGCGTGCAGTACGAAAGGCAGCAGATGATGCAGACGCCGACCGCGTCACTGCCTTTGTGATTGGAGCAGTGCAGCCCCACAGTGAAGACGCTTCCACAGTTGGGGCAAAATTCAGCATCCTTCGCGACTTGTTCTCGGCATTCGCCGCAAAGTTGCGATTTGTTTCTTCGGATGCGCATTGGATGCCTCCTCGAGGTTGCAACCAGCCGGTGAGACTTCTGCACGCCTTAGTTGCTATGTCCAGGTGTGGCAATCTACATATCTGGCAGGGCGAAGTAATCCGGTGCGGTTGGCCTCAGCTCGCCACAATGGTACTGTTCTTTCTCAACTGACGCAACGGCAACAGATTGGATCCGATCTTGCTCCCGAATAGCAAAAACCGGTTATTGAGATCGTTTCTGTTGGCAAAAATGCGAACAGCTGCCAGGAGGCAGCTGTTCGTGAGGATCTGGATTTCAGTATGAGAGGAGGACAACCTCATCGATACTCAGAGGGTCAAACTTCTCAGCATCGGTTGATCTCCTCGATTATCTGCCCCTCCTTGTCCCGAATCCTGAGTATGAACGGCCTTCGTCCTGGCATTGAATGCGTCGCACATCCGAAGCAGGGATCGTACGCCCTGAACGCCATCTCGATCATGTTCAGCGTCCCTTCGGATACTTCCTTCCCTTTCTTGATCAAACCGCGGGCTGCCTTGTTGATCGACATCGAAATGGGGGCGTAGTTGTTCGTCGTGCCGACGATGAGGTTTACTTTTGTCACCATTCCTTTTGCATCGGTCGTGTAGTGGTGCGTGAGAGTGCCGCGCGGAGCTTCAACAATGCCGACTCCTTCTGTGGGAATCTCGGTCGGAATTGTCCGGAAGTTCGTCCCGGTTATCTCGGGGTCGCGCACGAGATCGAGCGCCATTTCGGCGGCTGATAGCAACTCGATGACCCGTGCCCAGTGCGTTGCAAGTGTGGCGTGAACCGGCTTTCCTCCCAGCGTAGAATACATTTTCTCATACTCCGCCTGAGCCAACGGGGTCGGCATGCCATCTGACGCATTCAGCCGGGATAATGGCGTCGCACGGTACACACCGCTCTCCTTCCCGTCGACGAGGCCCTTCCACCCGACTTTTTTCAGGAAGGGGAACTTAAGGTACGTCCATGGTTCGACCTCTTCGGCAATGTTCTCGAGGTACTCGGACGGCGAGTATTTCACAAACTCTTTCCCATCCGGATCCACGACCCTCACTTTTCCGTCATAGAAATTGACCCTGTTGTTCTCATCGACCAATCCCATGTAATACGTCCTGTGAGAGAACGCATCCGAGAGGATGAGGTCGACATATTCCTGATTCTTGAGAACGATATCGTTGAATACCTGGAGGGTGAACTTTCCGAACTCGACAAACCACAGGCAGTGTTCCTCTATCAGTTTTGCTTCTTCAGCCGTGATTCCTTTACTCATGCCCCCCGGGAGAGCCGTGACCTGGTGTGTTTGTTTGCCACCCAGGATCTTGATCACCTGCTGGGTCCTTTTGCGCATTTCGATAACTTTCCCCCCTACCTCAAGGCCAACCTTCTTCACCACGCCGAGTATGTTCCGTTCCGCAGCTGGAGCCGTTGGACCGACGATGAAATCTGGTCCACCGAGGGCATAGAAATGCGTCGTATGGTCACCAGCGAAGAATACATTGTACAGGAGTTGGCGCAATTTCTTGCCGGTTGGCGGAGGAGTAACGTGGAACACCTCATCGCATGCTTTCACCGAAGCCATGTGGTGCGCCTCCGGGCAGACGCCGCAGATGCGCGTCGTAATACGAGGCAATTCCTCCACCGGTCTTCCGACACAGAACTGCTCGAACCCGCGCAATTCGGGTATCTGGAAATATGAATTCTCTACTTCTCCTTCGTCATTAAGAAAGATGTCGATCTTGCCGTGGCCTTCAAGTCGAGTAATCGGATCGATTTTGATATGCTTCATAACTTTTCAACCCTCCGCAGGATCGAGTGAGCAAGAGAAAACCTGTAGAATGTACCTATAGGATCGGCAATCTGATCGAGAATTCTCTCGATCTCCTGCGGATCCTGTGCGTCGATCACAGAACTCAGGGCACTTACCATTTTGGCCCCCTGGTCGACGACATTCGGAGGCGGCCCATAGCAGCCGCGGCATGGCATATTTGCCTTGGTGCAAAGGGCATCGCAACCACTTCTCGTCGCAGGGCCCATGCAGACAATTCCCTGATCGAGGAGGCATTCGTTCGGATCAGGCATGATCTCATAGGGGCGGAAGAATTGTCTGAGTTTCTTCTCCTTCCGCTCGCGGGGGCATTCGTCGCAGCAGGTTTTCTCAGTCGCCCCCAGAACGGATCCTTTCGGCGGGAGAGGCTTGCCGCTCAAGATATGTTCGATGACATTCCATATTTGCTCCGGCTGAGGAGGGCAACCGGGGATGTAGTATTCCACATCCACGGTTTGATCGAGCGCTTTGACCGTTTCCCACATTTCAGGGATTTCGATGGACCCTTCCGGCATCGTCGTGTGTGTTTGCGGAAAGGTTCCGCCGTTCTTCTTGATTGTTGATGGCGATTCTTTATAGACAGAGTTCCAGATGGCGTCCTTCGTCGTCAAGTTCGCCAGCCCGGGGATTCCTCCTTCGAGGGCACATGAACCAAAAGCGACGAGAACTTTCGATTTTGCCCGCAATAGATGCGCGATCTCGAGGTTTTCAGAATTCCGGATCGACCCGTTGAAGAGACACAGGTCAATACTCTTGTCATCCATGGCTCTGACGTCGTCATATTTGAAATCCAAAGCCACCGGCCAGAACACTATATCAAACGCGCTGGCGACGTCGAGGATCTTCTCGTGAATGTCCAGGACGGCGATGTCACACCCTCCGCAACTTGCCGCCCAGTACAGTGCTAACTTCGGCTTCGCCATGATCATCTCCTTCTTTCCGTATTCAAACCTTGTTCCAGCTATTGATGCGCAACGGGCTGGTGAATTTCATTGTGCACCGTGAGCTTGAGAGGACCAAGAGTCCGGATCTCTTCCGTCATCTCATTCACGATTGCCGCAAACCTGTCCCCTTCCGATGCGGACACCCATTCGAGCCGCAAGCGCCGGGGATCAATGCCGAAATCTCTTACCAGCCTCTTCAGGAACGGGATACGCCGGATGGTCTTGTAGTTCCCCTCCTGATAATGGCAGTCACCGAGATGGCACCCCATGACAATGACCCCGTCCGCCCCAAGTTGAAACGCTTTCAGTATGAAGGCCGGGTCAACCCGCCCGCTGCACATCGTCCGGATAACACGGACGTTGGGTGCCGACTTGATGCGCGATACCCCCGCAAGATCTGCGCCGGTATAGGAACACCAGTTGCACAGGAATCCTATGATCTTTGGTTCAAATGCCATAACTCAACACCTTTCCATTGTTCCAGTAATCGACTGCGACCGATCGTGACGGTGACCGGAGATCAGATCATTAATCCATCCAGCTCTGCCAGTATCTGCGCGTCCGTGAATCCCACCCCGATCATTGCGGACGACGGGCACGCTGCAACACACGTTCCGCACCCCTTGCACAACGCCTCGTTGACGTGCGATATTTTCTTATCCTCCAGGAACTCAATGGCACCGTAAGGACAGAGTCCGTTGCACATCTTGCATCCGCTGCAATACTCATCCTGAACCATGGCACGCACCGGCTCGATCTCGACCTCTCCCTTGGAGATCAACGACAGGATACGCGCGGCCGCAGAGCTTGCCTGAGCCACGGTGTCGGGGATATCCTTTGGTCCCTGGGAGCATCCGGCAATGAACACGCCTTCGGTAGCTGTAGAAGTCGGGTCCAGCTTGGGATGACGTTCGAGGAAAAATCCGTCCGGGCTCTTGCTGATCGAAAACA
This genomic window from Ignavibacteriales bacterium contains:
- the hypB gene encoding hydrogenase nickel incorporation protein HypB; translated protein: MSIITVERKVLEKNDEIAKRNRAFFSSKQLFVINLVSSPGSGKTSILERTLEYFNHRVKVAVIEGDVQTDFDAQRIARYDAPVVQIVTNGGCHLEAKLVEDALGNLDLDGVRLLIIENVGNLVCPSNYDLGEELKVVVASTTEGDDKPLKYPAMFQHASALIVNKIDLLPYLNCDLNALKTNALSINPSLRVFETSCTTKSGIPEWCAWLEKSLHS
- the hypA gene encoding hydrogenase maturation nickel metallochaperone HypA, whose protein sequence is MHELSFAENIVDIIHQSVPKNELQDVRVVRLKIGALSGVVADSLDFCFTAISADTPLVQARLEIEQIPFAVQCNECRKTFVNDIGFVVCPECGSINTTVISGRELQVTEIELDTEEEKTP
- a CDS encoding citrate synthase — protein: MPDNLLIKDGRNGKEYTLPITNDTIKAVDLRQIKIKDDDFGMMTYDPAFMNTASCHSKVTFIDGDKGILRYRGYPIDQLAEKCTYLEVAYLLLNGELPTKPQLDTWIYDVTHHTMVHENIKKFMEGFNYDAHPMGMLVSTLAAMSTFYPDSKNIFDAESRKLQILRLIGKVPTIAAFAYRHHLGQPYVYPDNDLSYPGNFLSMLFKMTEPKYKVNPVIERALDILFILHADHEQNCSANVMRSVGSSQADPFVSAAGAAAALYGPLHGGANEQVLRMLREIGSKNNVPEFVNKVKSGEGGRLMGFGHRVYKNYDPRAKIIKQTAESVFEVTGKNPLLEIAVELERIALQDEYFVKRKLYPNVDFYSGIIYEALGFPSEAFTVLFAIPRMSGWLAQWQELLLDPDQKIARPRQVYLGSDERNFVPMEKRK
- a CDS encoding isoprenylcysteine carboxylmethyltransferase family protein, with protein sequence MDDGEIVVLVIGTLGLMFFTWDFSVKAGRFHGLYRFFAFESILLLCLLNWRFWFVDPFSWHQVISWLLLCGSIIPAVDGFRLLRAVGKPAGQFENTTRLVKVGSFKYIRHPLYASLIILGLGIFFKQLSWAGGVCAMIDVAAIVGTAQREEKEMLEKFGEEYAAYIAETKMFIPYVL
- a CDS encoding GyrI-like domain-containing protein, producing MKKIDLRRELKELNSPSPKEVEIVRVPKFRYLMIDGSGDPNVSPAFAEAVQAMYTAAYTLKFMMKKEKGIDYPVSSLEGLWWADDMNSFLTGRRDRWKWTLMILQPKVVTKSLFFKGLKSAMEKKGLAALGRIRLESMDEGLCVQIMHIGTYAQEGPTIQHLHSFAKERNLELTGKHHEIYLSDPRKAKPEKMKTIIRQPVQRSKK
- a CDS encoding CoA-binding protein → MKPTQVEISEFLSQRSFAVVGVSRNTKKFGNAIYRTLKQQGYRLFPIHREADSIEGDRCYLGLKALPEKVGGVVICVPPVQTEIFLNEVLDAGVDRVWMQRGAESYSAIRFCEKHGITAVHGQCILMFAEPVTSIHGFHRWMSKLFGTYPKGNAHQVHGRQ
- a CDS encoding Ni/Fe hydrogenase subunit alpha, which encodes MKHIKIDPITRLEGHGKIDIFLNDEGEVENSYFQIPELRGFEQFCVGRPVEELPRITTRICGVCPEAHHMASVKACDEVFHVTPPPTGKKLRQLLYNVFFAGDHTTHFYALGGPDFIVGPTAPAAERNILGVVKKVGLEVGGKVIEMRKRTQQVIKILGGKQTHQVTALPGGMSKGITAEEAKLIEEHCLWFVEFGKFTLQVFNDIVLKNQEYVDLILSDAFSHRTYYMGLVDENNRVNFYDGKVRVVDPDGKEFVKYSPSEYLENIAEEVEPWTYLKFPFLKKVGWKGLVDGKESGVYRATPLSRLNASDGMPTPLAQAEYEKMYSTLGGKPVHATLATHWARVIELLSAAEMALDLVRDPEITGTNFRTIPTEIPTEGVGIVEAPRGTLTHHYTTDAKGMVTKVNLIVGTTNNYAPISMSINKAARGLIKKGKEVSEGTLNMIEMAFRAYDPCFGCATHSMPGRRPFILRIRDKEGQIIEEINRC
- a CDS encoding F420-nonreducing hydrogenase, with the translated sequence MAKPKLALYWAASCGGCDIAVLDIHEKILDVASAFDIVFWPVALDFKYDDVRAMDDKSIDLCLFNGSIRNSENLEIAHLLRAKSKVLVAFGSCALEGGIPGLANLTTKDAIWNSVYKESPSTIKKNGGTFPQTHTTMPEGSIEIPEMWETVKALDQTVDVEYYIPGCPPQPEQIWNVIEHILSGKPLPPKGSVLGATEKTCCDECPRERKEKKLRQFFRPYEIMPDPNECLLDQGIVCMGPATRSGCDALCTKANMPCRGCYGPPPNVVDQGAKMVSALSSVIDAQDPQEIERILDQIADPIGTFYRFSLAHSILRRVEKL
- a CDS encoding hydrogenase iron-sulfur subunit, which translates into the protein MAFEPKIIGFLCNWCSYTGADLAGVSRIKSAPNVRVIRTMCSGRVDPAFILKAFQLGADGVIVMGCHLGDCHYQEGNYKTIRRIPFLKRLVRDFGIDPRRLRLEWVSASEGDRFAAIVNEMTEEIRTLGPLKLTVHNEIHQPVAHQ